From the genome of Apodemus sylvaticus chromosome 3, mApoSyl1.1, whole genome shotgun sequence, one region includes:
- the Pcmtd1 gene encoding protein-L-isoaspartate O-methyltransferase domain-containing protein 1 isoform X2 yields the protein MKILLKVGGILVMPIEDQLTQIMRTGQNTWESKNILAVSFAPLVQPSKNDNGTPDSVGLPPCAVRNLQDLARIYIRRTLRNFINDEMQAKGIPQRAPPKRKRKRVKQRINTYVFVGNQLIPQPLDSEEDEKMEEDSKEEEEKDPSEAMKREEPPQNLLREKIMKLPLPESLKAYLTYFRDK from the exons ATGAAGATCTTACTCAAAGTTGGAGGCATATTGGTCATGCCCATAGAGGATCAG TTGACACAGATTATGCGGACTGGACAAAACACTTGGGAAAGTAAAAATATCCTTGCGGTTTCCTTTGCACCACTAGTACAGCCTAGTAAGAATGATAACGGCACACCAGACTCTGTGGGACTCC cCCCGTGTGCTGTCAGGAATCTCCAAGACTTGGCTCGTATTTACATTCGGCGTACCCTTAGAAACTTCATAAATGATGAAATGCAGGCCAAGGGGATTCCACAGAGGGCTCCAcccaagaggaaaagaaagagagttaaacagagaattaatacttacgtatttgtagGTAATCAGCTTATCCCTCAGCCTCTAGACAGTGAAGAGgatgagaaaatggaagaagacagcaaagaagaagaggagaaggatccCAGCGAAGCCATGAAGCGCGAGGAGCCACCTCAGAACCTGCTGAGGGAGAAGATAATGAAGCTGCCACTGCCGGAGTCTTTAAAGGCTTACTTGACATATTTTCGAGACAAATAA